In Maniola hyperantus chromosome 13, iAphHyp1.2, whole genome shotgun sequence, one genomic interval encodes:
- the LOC117987643 gene encoding luc7-like protein 3 — translation MAVLAAAQLLDELMGRHRNTNPNEKIRKPNWEDPEYCKYYMVKFCPHDLFVNTRADLGACPKVHDDEVKDLFEKADSSYMKAQYVEEFLRFCRHMINDVERKIQKGKQRLELMNSKPEGPPMTQAQTEKNQEQVQLLSEKITALLQEAEEAGSCGNIEQAQGLMKLCDRLKEEKDTLLKQQENSHWSMTAELAAAQEKQMEVCPVCGAFLIVGDAQQRIDDHLSGKQHVGYFKLRQAYEEMSEAREKEQQEKERKRREDRERERSNRGGGLGSDRRDRERMERDRERDRGDRDNKDKEKERHRSSREGRDKDRDRERDRDTRERDTKERDTKERDTKERDTKERDTKERDRDRDRDTKDRDRDRDRKHRRERRSSHERSRRRSRDRH, via the exons ATGGCGGTGTTAGCGGCGGCACAGTTGCTAGATGAGTTGATGGGCAGACACCGTAACACTAATCCAAATGAAAAGATAAGGAAACCCAACTGGGAAGACCCAGAA TACTGTAAATACTACATGGTCAAATTCTGTCCTCATGACTTATTTGTTAATACACGGGCTGATCTTGGGGCCTGTCCCAAAGTACACGATGATGAAGTTAAGGATCTATTTGAAAAAGCGGACTCTTCGTACATGAAAGCTCAATATGTTGAAGAGTTTCTCCGGTTCTGCCGCCACATGATCAATGATGTAGAAA GAAAAATTCAAAAAGGTAAGCAAAGGCTGGAACTTATGAATTCCAAACCAGAGGGTCCACCAATGACTCAAGCTCAAACTGAGAAAAATCAGGAGCAG GTACAACTGCTCTCGGAAAAGATCACTGCTTTATTACAAGAGGCAGAGGAGGCAGGCAGCTGTGGAAACATTGAACAGGCCCAGGGGCTCATGAAGCTCTGTGATAGACTGAAAGAGGAAAAAGATACGCTTTTGAAACAACAAGAAAATAG CCACTGGTCAATGACGGCAGAATTAGCAGCCGCTCAGGAGAAGCAAATGGAGGTGTGCCCAGTATGTGGTGCCTTCCTGATCGTCGGTGATGCTCAGCAGAGAATCGACGATCATTTGTCCGGGAAGCAACATGTTGG ATACTTCAAATTACGTCAAGCCTACGAAGAGATGAGCGAAGCCCGTGAAAAGGAACAACAAGAGAAAGAGCGGAAGCGCCGCGAAGACAGGGAAAGAGAGCGCAGCAACCGCGGTGGCGGCCTCGGTTCAGATAGGCGCGACAGAGAGAGAATGGAGAGAGATCGCGAGCGGGATAGGGGCGACAGGGACAACAAGGATAAAGAGAAGGAGCGTCATCG GTCAAGCCGCGAGGGGCGTGACAAGGACCGTGACAGGGAGCGTGACCGCGACACCAGGGAACGTGACACCAAGGAGCGTGACACCAAGGAGCGTGACACCAAGGAGCGTGACACCAAAGAACGTGACACCAAGGAGCGTGACCGGGATCGCGACCGTGACACCAAGGACCGGGACCGCGATCGCGATCGCAAGCATCGCAGGGAGAGAA GATCTTCGCACGAGCGGTCTCGCCGGCGCTCCCGCGACCGCCACTAG
- the Vps20 gene encoding charged multivesicular body protein 6-A, translating into MGGWFSKSKKPVKSRVTEQDKAVLQLKQQRDKLKQYQKRIELNLERDRQLAKKLLSEDKRDKAKLLLKKKRYQENLLHNADVQLEKLEQLTHDLEFTQIEVQVLDGLKTGNAALKKVHDILNIDEIEKILDETKEGIEKQREIDELISGQLTEEDNEAVEAELESILDVKDQLPEVPADKLPDVVEEETPERPQRVKSSSKKIAVEA; encoded by the exons ATGGGTGGATGGTTTAGCAAAAGCAAAAAGCCTGTAAAAAGTAGGGTAACCGAGCAAGATAAAGCCGTATTACAGCTAAAACAACAAAGAGATAAGTTGAAACAGTATCAGAAGAGAATAGAACTTAATCTTGAAAGAGACAGGCAGTTAGCGAAAAAACTTTTATCGGAAGACAAACGCGATAAGGCCAAGTTACTTTTGAAAAAGAAGAGGTATCAGGAAAATCTCCTGCATAACGCTGATGTACAGTTAGAGAAGTTAGAACAACTGACACATGATTTGGAGTTTACACAAATTGAAGTCcag GTGCTTGATGGCTTGAAGACTGGAAACGCAGCTTTAAAGAAAGTTCACGATATCCTCAACATTGATGAAATAGAAAAGATACTAGATGAAACAAAGGAGGGTATTGAGAAACAGAGAGAAATAGATGAACTCATTTCCGGACAATTGACTGAAGAAGACAATGAGGCTGTTGAAGCTGAGCTTGAATCAATCCTTGATGTCAAAGATCAACTGCCAGAGGTTCCTGCTGATAAATTGCCAGATGTGGTCGAGGAAGAGACACCAGAGAGACCTCAAAGAGTGAAATCTAGTTCAAAGAAAATTGCTGTTGAggcttaa